GTTAAAGAAGGAGACTATGTAACCAAAGGACAATCTCTTTTTAAAATAAAAGGCGATGTTTATGCCGAACAAGTAAACAACAGCCGTGCAGCTTACAAAAGCGCTTTGGCCAATCAGGCAAATGCAAAACTGGAAGTAGAGAAAATCAAACCTTTGGTTGAAGGGAAAGTTTTCTCAGACATGCAGTTAAAAACAGCACAAGCCAATTACGAAGCTGCAACTGCACAAGTAGCACAGGCTAAAGCCGCTTTAGGATCATCTCAGTTAAATGCCGATTTCTCTTTGATTAAAGCTCCTGTAAGCGGCTATATTAGCCGTATTCCAAACCGTATCGGAAACTTAGTTACTCCAAATGATGCCGTTCCATTAACTACACTTTCAGAGATTAACAGCGTATTTGTTTATTTCTCTTTAACAGAAGCCGATTATTTAGCTTTCTCAAAAGACGCAAAAAACAATCAGACTGTAAGTTTGATTATGGCCGATGACAGCGAATACGATCAAAAAGGAAAACTGGAAGTTGCCAGCGGAAACATCGATCGTGCAACGGGTACAATTGCTTTAAAAGCCATTTTCCCAAATCCGAAAAAAGAATTGCGTTCTGGAGGTTCTGCAAGAATTGTTTTGAACAAAAGTTTGTCGTCTGTAATTACAGTTCCTATGGCGAGCGTAAAAGATATTCAGGATAAATTCTTTGTTTTTGTTCTAAAAGAAGGCAACAAGATAGCAATGGTTCCAATCGAGATTGCAGGAAGCGCAGGAGTAGATTATTTTGTAAAATCTGGATTAAAACCTGGAGATAAAGTGGCACTAAACAATATCGATGTCCTTTATGATGGTATGGAAGTCGTTCCAAAAATCGCTGCTAAAAACGCAAGCAGTAAATAATTTTTCATTTAATAAAATAACATTTCCATGTTAAAGAAAATAATAGACAGGCCAGTATTGGCCACAGTTATCTCTATTGTACTGGTTATACTGGGGATTATAGGTCTTACCCGACTATCGGTAACGAGATTCCCAGATATTTCTCCGCCAACAGTTATGGTAAGCGGTTCGTATCCTGGAGGAAACAGTGAAACCGTTATACGTTCGGTAGTAACACCTTTAGAAGAGCAGATTAATGGAGTTGAAAATATGCAGTACATTAAATCTACTGCCAGCAATGACGGATCTTTCTCTATTAGTGTCATTTTCAAGCAAGGTGTAGATCCAGATCAGGCTGCGGTAAATGTACAGAACAGAGTACAGCAAGCCACTCCAAAACTGCCTCAGGAAGTTATCCGAATGGGCTTAACGACTTCGAAACAGCAAAACAGTATGATTGTTATTTTCAACTTGTATACAGATGATAATAGCAAATACGACGAATTGTTTCTGCAGAACTATGCCAACATCAACTTAGTGCCTCAAATGAAACGTGTTCCAGGAGTAGGACAAGTTCAGATTTTTGGGGTGAAGGATTATTCGATGAGAATCTGGCTGGATCCGCGTAAAATGGCCAATGCAGGTTTAGTGCCTTCAGATGTTACTCAGGCAATTGCAGAACAGAGTTTAGAATCGGCTCCAGGAAAACTAGGAGAAGAATCTTCAGCAGCATTAGAATATGTAATTCGTTACAAAGGAAAAAAGAACAAACCAGAGCAATATGAAAATATTGTGGTTAAAAACGTTGGAAGCAATGTTTTGAGGCTAAAAGATGTCGCTAGAGTAGAATTTGGTTCTATTTCGTACAGCGGTGATAATAAATCGAATAGTAAAAATGCCGTTACGATGGCGATTTTACAGACTTCGGGTTCAAATGCTAATGACATTGAGATTGGGATTAATAAAGAAGTAGAACGTTTATCTAAATCTTTTCCGCCAGGTATCAAATACGTTAATGTAATGAGTACCAAAGAAAGATTGGATGAAGCAACAGGGCAGGTAAAATCGACTTTGTTTGAAGCTTTTATTCTGGTGTTTATCGTAGTGTTTATTTTCCTTCAGGACATTCGCTCGACGATTATTCCAGCGATTGCAGTTCCGGTTGCAATTGTAGGAACATTTTTCTTCCTGCTCGTTTTCGGATTTACCATTAATATTTTAACGCTTTTTGCTTTGGTACTGGCAATTGGAATTGTGGTCGATGATGCGATTGTGGTTGTCGAAGCCGTGCACAGTAAAATGGAAGAAGATGAAGGAATTTCAGCCAAAGAAGCGACACATAGCGCCATGGCAGAAATTACGGGAGCGGTAATTTCGATTACTCTGGTAATGTCAGCGGTATTTATTCCGATTGGTTTCATGACGGGATCTTCGGGGATTTTCTATAAACAATTTGCTTACACGCTGGCGATTGCTATTATCATCTCGGCTGTAAATGCCTTGACGCTTACGCCTGCATTATGTGCGCTTTTGCTGAAGAATCACGGAGCTAAACATGGGGAACACGAACACAAAACTACTTTTAAAGACCGCTTTTTTGTTGGATTTAATACAAGTTTCAACAATTTAACGGGTAGATATATTAAGGGTGTACGTTTTTTAATTGGTAGAAAATGGATTGCGGCTGGTTTAGTAGCTGGAATTACAGCGCTTGCCGTGTACATGATGACATCGACACCAAAAAGTTTTGTGCCTCTTGAAGATGACGGTTTCATGGTGTACAGTTTATCAATGCCACCAGGAACAGCTTTGGATCGTACAACAGCTGTAATTCAGAAATTGGAAAAAGAATTAGCTCCTATAGAAGCAATTGATGTCAATACGAGTATTACAGGATTCAATATTTTGAGTAATAGTGCCAGCCCAGCTTATGGTTTAGGTTTTATCAAACTGAAGGCGAAAAAAGATAGGGGAGATGTTAAGGATATTGAGGAAATCATGAATATCGTAAGCGGAAAACTGGCTAAAATAAAAGAAGGCCAAATCATGGTTTTCAGAATGCCTCCTGTAGAAGGATTTGGGGTAACAAGTGGTGCTGAGATTGTGTTGCAAGATAGAATGGCGAGAAGTCCAGAAACTTTAAAAGCAATGTCTGATAAAGTAATCGGACAGATTATGCAGCAGCCTGGAGTTCAATACGCTTACACGACTTTTAGAGCCGATTACCCGCAATTGGAATTGGAAGTTGACGAAGACAAAGCACGTCAAATGGGAGTGAACATCAAGGAACTTTTAGGAAATATCCAGACGTATTTTGCAGGAGATCAATCAGCTGACTTTTCTAGATTTGGTAAGTTTTACCGTGTGAATGTCAAAGCTGATGGTATTTTTAGAATGGATGAAGATGCCTTTAATGAAATTTTCGTTAGAAATGCAGATATGCAGATGGTTCCTGTAAAATCAATTGTGAAATTCCATAAAGTGTATGGACCAGAATCGGTAAACCGTTATAACCTTTATAATTCGGTAAACATTACAGCGATGGCGTTACCGGGTTATAGTAACGGACAAATTATGGGAAACCTAGAACAA
The Flavobacterium humidisoli DNA segment above includes these coding regions:
- a CDS encoding efflux RND transporter permease subunit; this translates as MLKKIIDRPVLATVISIVLVILGIIGLTRLSVTRFPDISPPTVMVSGSYPGGNSETVIRSVVTPLEEQINGVENMQYIKSTASNDGSFSISVIFKQGVDPDQAAVNVQNRVQQATPKLPQEVIRMGLTTSKQQNSMIVIFNLYTDDNSKYDELFLQNYANINLVPQMKRVPGVGQVQIFGVKDYSMRIWLDPRKMANAGLVPSDVTQAIAEQSLESAPGKLGEESSAALEYVIRYKGKKNKPEQYENIVVKNVGSNVLRLKDVARVEFGSISYSGDNKSNSKNAVTMAILQTSGSNANDIEIGINKEVERLSKSFPPGIKYVNVMSTKERLDEATGQVKSTLFEAFILVFIVVFIFLQDIRSTIIPAIAVPVAIVGTFFFLLVFGFTINILTLFALVLAIGIVVDDAIVVVEAVHSKMEEDEGISAKEATHSAMAEITGAVISITLVMSAVFIPIGFMTGSSGIFYKQFAYTLAIAIIISAVNALTLTPALCALLLKNHGAKHGEHEHKTTFKDRFFVGFNTSFNNLTGRYIKGVRFLIGRKWIAAGLVAGITALAVYMMTSTPKSFVPLEDDGFMVYSLSMPPGTALDRTTAVIQKLEKELAPIEAIDVNTSITGFNILSNSASPAYGLGFIKLKAKKDRGDVKDIEEIMNIVSGKLAKIKEGQIMVFRMPPVEGFGVTSGAEIVLQDRMARSPETLKAMSDKVIGQIMQQPGVQYAYTTFRADYPQLELEVDEDKARQMGVNIKELLGNIQTYFAGDQSADFSRFGKFYRVNVKADGIFRMDEDAFNEIFVRNADMQMVPVKSIVKFHKVYGPESVNRYNLYNSVNITAMALPGYSNGQIMGNLEQVLDKLPSDYTYEWTGLSLEEKAGGSQTVAIFGLCLLFVFFLLAAQYESYLLPLAVLLSIPTGILGAFAGIKAVGLDNNIYVQVGLIMLVGLLAKNAILIVEFALQRRLAGLTIVEAAIEGSRSRLRPIIMTSLAFIVGMIPLMFASGGTAVGNRSISVSAAVGMFSGVVLGVFVIPLLFIVFQYLQEKVSRKKIATQVQTIKE
- a CDS encoding efflux RND transporter periplasmic adaptor subunit, with protein sequence MTKQFFKNNNAIGKIAILLLMVSLSSCGKSGEAQMAPPKPEVDFLQTNSATGEVEKKYPGTVEGTVNVDIKAQVSGYLEAIYVKEGDYVTKGQSLFKIKGDVYAEQVNNSRAAYKSALANQANAKLEVEKIKPLVEGKVFSDMQLKTAQANYEAATAQVAQAKAALGSSQLNADFSLIKAPVSGYISRIPNRIGNLVTPNDAVPLTTLSEINSVFVYFSLTEADYLAFSKDAKNNQTVSLIMADDSEYDQKGKLEVASGNIDRATGTIALKAIFPNPKKELRSGGSARIVLNKSLSSVITVPMASVKDIQDKFFVFVLKEGNKIAMVPIEIAGSAGVDYFVKSGLKPGDKVALNNIDVLYDGMEVVPKIAAKNASSK